Proteins encoded by one window of Salmonirosea aquatica:
- a CDS encoding serine hydrolase domain-containing protein, with the protein MKPFVYTLFLVAYLLAGPCSVQAQTPPLSAKADSLFTEWNKPGMPGASVGVVHQGKLIYAKGFGEADLETGAPITPETIFHVASVSKQFTAYAIVLLAQQGKLALDDDIRKYVPEVPDFGKTITLRHLLNHTSGLRDQWNLLAMSGRGLDDVITKDHIFNLIKRQRELNFEPGSAYAYCNTGYTLLAEIVSRVSKQTFPDWMQQNVFQPLGMKSTLFYDNNERLVKGRAYSFHRTPGLGTFSKSPLNYANVGATSLFTTVQDLARWVDNFRTPKVGAPGTMVQMLERGRLTNGDTLAYALGLTHGQYQGISYYGHNGADAGFRSALAYFPKEDYGFIVLSNQAEFNSDRKAMELASLYLAPYLREEKKAAPPVANGDYKFDSTLFRNYTGSYELAEASGFILKFRREGDRYFTQATGQSEVEMFPSSDSTFFLKVVEASVIFHRTKAGPVSRITLQQNGNHPGTRVQPTEAPEVKREQIVGKYYSPELETIYTIVQEGATLRLIHVQHGEVPLKIVSKDKLQAPWWFVQNIELVRDSADKVVGLRMSNGRVQNLWFQRLSDDFAAEMPPGKGK; encoded by the coding sequence ATGAAGCCATTCGTTTACACCCTGTTCCTGGTCGCCTACCTGCTGGCCGGCCCTTGCTCGGTCCAAGCCCAAACGCCACCACTGTCTGCCAAAGCAGACTCTCTCTTTACGGAATGGAACAAGCCTGGTATGCCGGGAGCATCCGTGGGCGTGGTACACCAAGGGAAGCTCATATATGCCAAAGGATTCGGCGAAGCCGACCTGGAAACGGGTGCGCCCATTACCCCCGAAACGATCTTCCACGTGGCATCAGTATCAAAGCAGTTCACGGCGTACGCCATTGTGCTGCTGGCGCAGCAGGGTAAACTAGCGCTGGACGACGACATCCGGAAGTATGTGCCGGAGGTACCTGACTTTGGCAAAACCATTACCCTCCGGCACCTGCTCAACCACACCAGCGGCCTGCGCGACCAGTGGAACCTGCTGGCCATGTCGGGCCGGGGGCTGGATGATGTCATTACCAAAGACCATATTTTTAACCTCATCAAGCGGCAGCGGGAGCTGAACTTTGAACCTGGCTCAGCCTATGCCTACTGCAATACGGGCTATACCCTGCTGGCTGAAATCGTCAGCCGTGTTAGTAAACAAACATTCCCGGACTGGATGCAGCAGAACGTGTTCCAGCCGCTGGGCATGAAGAGTACCCTGTTTTATGATAATAACGAGCGCCTGGTCAAAGGACGGGCCTACTCGTTCCACCGGACGCCGGGCCTGGGTACTTTCAGCAAGAGTCCGCTAAATTACGCCAACGTGGGCGCTACCAGTCTGTTCACGACAGTTCAGGACCTTGCCCGCTGGGTTGACAACTTCCGTACGCCAAAGGTGGGCGCGCCGGGTACCATGGTCCAGATGCTGGAACGGGGACGCCTTACCAATGGCGACACCCTGGCCTACGCCCTGGGCCTAACCCACGGCCAGTACCAGGGAATTTCCTACTATGGACACAACGGGGCTGATGCGGGATTCCGGTCGGCCCTGGCGTATTTTCCGAAAGAAGACTACGGCTTTATTGTCCTTAGTAATCAGGCCGAGTTCAATTCCGATCGAAAAGCCATGGAATTAGCCAGCCTGTACCTGGCCCCGTACCTCAGAGAGGAGAAAAAAGCTGCCCCGCCCGTTGCTAATGGGGATTACAAGTTTGACTCCACGCTGTTCAGAAACTACACCGGCTCGTACGAACTGGCCGAAGCCTCCGGTTTTATCCTCAAATTCCGGCGCGAAGGCGACCGCTACTTCACCCAGGCCACCGGCCAGTCGGAAGTGGAGATGTTCCCCTCGTCCGATTCGACTTTTTTCCTGAAAGTGGTAGAAGCGTCGGTAATCTTCCATCGTACCAAGGCAGGACCGGTGAGCCGCATAACCCTACAGCAGAATGGAAATCATCCAGGTACCCGTGTACAACCTACCGAAGCGCCCGAAGTGAAGCGGGAGCAAATCGTAGGCAAGTACTATAGCCCCGAATTAGAAACTATCTATACCATTGTCCAGGAGGGCGCTACGCTCAGACTGATCCATGTGCAGCACGGCGAAGTACCTCTAAAAATAGTAAGTAAAGACAAGCTGCAAGCTCCGTGGTGGTTTGTGCAGAATATTGAACTGGTGCGTGACAGCGCCGACAAAGTAGTAGGCTTGCGCATGTCGAACGGGCGTGTGCAGAACCTTTGGTTTCAACGCCTGAGCGACGACTTCGCGGCAGAAATGCCACCCGGAAAGGGTAAGTAG
- a CDS encoding 2Fe-2S iron-sulfur cluster-binding protein → MKKFNQDDHLEERQLTEDESRILDQLGLFGESRRRFMTKISAAGLSLFATPFFTSEVFGKAPKQELPTNNEAMLNEIQVRLRVNNSTKPLSIDSRTTLLDALRQRLQLTGTKKGCDHGQCGACTVIIDGKRKLSCLTLAASCKDKEITTIEGLANDDELHAMQAAFLKHDGFQCGYCTPGQICSSVALLQEAKNGEASYVTEDFKNIRQNIELSEEEIRERMSGNICRCGAYNNIVQAIQEVQSGTETKPKWEFATAEQMQKAKAKS, encoded by the coding sequence ATGAAGAAATTTAACCAGGATGATCATTTGGAAGAGAGGCAGTTGACAGAAGATGAAAGTAGAATTCTTGATCAGCTGGGGCTTTTCGGGGAATCTCGTCGCCGGTTTATGACTAAAATCTCTGCTGCCGGGCTTAGCCTGTTTGCCACGCCTTTCTTCACTTCGGAAGTGTTTGGCAAAGCACCAAAACAAGAACTTCCGACTAATAATGAAGCCATGTTGAACGAAATTCAGGTGCGATTACGGGTAAATAATTCAACAAAACCCCTAAGCATCGATTCCCGAACTACTCTGTTGGATGCGCTTCGGCAACGCCTTCAGTTGACCGGCACCAAAAAGGGCTGCGATCATGGGCAATGTGGGGCATGTACCGTGATTATCGACGGGAAACGCAAGCTTTCGTGCCTTACGCTGGCGGCTAGTTGTAAAGACAAGGAAATTACGACCATAGAAGGTTTGGCCAATGACGATGAGCTGCACGCCATGCAGGCGGCCTTTCTGAAACATGATGGTTTCCAATGCGGCTACTGCACGCCCGGACAAATCTGCTCTTCCGTCGCCTTGCTACAGGAAGCTAAAAACGGGGAAGCCAGCTATGTGACGGAGGATTTTAAAAACATCCGGCAAAATATAGAACTGTCCGAAGAAGAAATCCGGGAACGGATGTCGGGCAACATCTGCCGGTGCGGAGCCTACAACAATATTGTGCAGGCCATTCAGGAAGTACAATCTGGAACAGAAACAAAACCCAAATGGGAATTTGCCACGGCGGAACAAATGCAAAAAGCCAAAGCTAAAAGCTGA